The genomic region ATCTCGGTCTGGTCCAACGCGATCCGCAGATGTTCGGGGCCGATGTTGGACAACCCGATTCCGCCGATCAGCCCCTCGTCGCGGGCCTTGACCATGGTGGCGAGCTGACGCTCGAACAGGTCGCGGTCCTCCACCTCGGGCACCGCGTCGTGGCCGAAGACGCGCAGGTTGACCGCCGCGAGCCGGTCGGTCTCGAGGGTGCTGAGGTTCTCCTCGATGCCCGCGCGCAGCTCGTCGGGTTCCTGCGCGGGCAGCCAGTCGCCGGCTTCGTCGCGGCGCGCCCCGACCTTGCTGACCAGCGCCAGGTTCTCCGGATACGGGTGCAGCGCTTCGTGAATCAACTCGTTGGCCACATTCGGCCCGTAGAACTGCGAGGTGTCGATGTGGTTGATGCCGAGTTCGACGACCCGGTGCAGCACCGCGATCGCCTCGGCGTGGTCCCGGGGCGGGCCCATCACCCCGGGGCCAGGCAGCTGCATGGCGCCGAACCCGACGCGACCGACATGGAAGGAACCGAGTGGGAAGGTTTGCATACCCAATCCGTACAACGGTCCCGCCGGGGCTATTCCGGATTCAGATGGAATTCTCAGATTCGCCGAGGATGCCATAGATCTCGCGGCGGGCGTTGTTGAGGATGTCGACGATTCGCTGCCGCTGCTCCTCGGAGGCGGCGAACGCGGACTGCGCGACGGCGCCCATCAACTGTCCGGCGGCGGTGCGCAGGCCCGGATCCTCGTCCTTGAGGTCCTCGGTGATCTGCTCCCACGGCGGGGTCTCGATCCG from Mycolicibacterium phlei harbors:
- a CDS encoding oxidoreductase, with amino-acid sequence MQTFPLGSFHVGRVGFGAMQLPGPGVMGPPRDHAEAIAVLHRVVELGINHIDTSQFYGPNVANELIHEALHPYPENLALVSKVGARRDEAGDWLPAQEPDELRAGIEENLSTLETDRLAAVNLRVFGHDAVPEVEDRDLFERQLATMVKARDEGLIGGIGLSNIGPEHLRIALDQTEIVCVQNQYNLVDRSSQPVLDACIEHDIAFVPFFPLGSAFVADSPVLNHPAVQREAERQGRTPAQIALAWTLSVAPNVLLIPGTSSLRHLEENTAVADIELSEDVKRELDAAA